Within the Arachis duranensis cultivar V14167 chromosome 10, aradu.V14167.gnm2.J7QH, whole genome shotgun sequence genome, the region aatttaatttaaattttttatttatttaattttattcttaatcttttttatatatgtaaaatttatttttagatattttttaattttatttctaatattttagatggaataaatatttagagataattttgatataaataaaaaatattaaaaactaacttgaatcaaatcaaatattaaaagtatttttagaaaaatcatAAACATTGGAAACAAAAAccattttttattctaattaatatttttaaaatgttattagaaaaatatagcTTGAGGTCCAATCTATCCCAATATTTTCATTCTTCCAAAACCCTATATTTAAGTACTATATATGTCATTGAAATTAGGCTTTCATTTTTGTCCACTATGAAATGGTGATGATTTTGGGACTCACATAAAGCTTGTATCAGAACAAACTTATCATGGTATATATTTCAAGAAATGCTATGATCTCAACAGTTAAGCAATTGAAGAATTTATAttaacatacatatataatgAAATGCATGTTCTTGTGCTTTAGTTAGTGTTTTGGCTTTTCAGTTACAAGTGTTTACAATAACACTctcaaaagaaaaatagtaaataCATACCTAGTTGTAGAATTTCTTATATAATTTGAGTAATTAATTCTcatatatttgatttgattagtaGGATGCAGATAATGTACAACTCATACCTTTCTGATTAgttgataattatttattagattttagaATGCTGATATTCAATAATGTACAtcaattaatcaaataatattattataaattgcAGTGTCAAAGCAACTATTGATAGGTATAAGAAAGCATGTTCAGATTCATCTGGTGCTGGATCTGCTTCCGAGATTAATGCTCAGGTATATGTATAGaacatattattttatatatattcaatgataaccataattattattatattaattaaattacatTATATTTTGCAGTATTACCAGCAAGAAGCAGAAAAACTGCGTGCCCAAATTAGTAACCTGCAGAATAACAACAGGTAATTAATTAAGTTGAACTGTTTTGTGGTACAAGAAAGTTTGAAGGGATTAAAATTTCAAGGCATTTAGTTGTTTGGAATCTGCATTGTTCAATTTGAGCTTccatatctatatatatattatgaaaagaaaattgaattgaattgaattgtagGCAAATTCTAGGTGAGTCATTGAGCAGTATGAATGTGAGGGACCTCAAAAACCTGGAGAATAAATTAGAGAAAGGAATCAGCAAGATTCGTTCCAAAAAGGTATTATAAtgtttttaataaattgaatatggTCTTAATTTTTTCATTGTTAATTATGTTGCTAATAACCTTTATTTACATACAACAGAACGAGCTGCTGTTTGCTGAAATTGAATACATGCAAAAGAGGGTAAATTTCTCCTTTTGTTCTTCAGTTGAAAGTGACTTTTGActaaacattttctttttagaaACTAGAAATGATTAAATTGAAGAGGATGTGACTATCATAAGTCTATATATACTAGAGGGTTAGTTTTGGAATTATATTTATCCACATAATTAAAGATGACATTCACTTGAATCCTCTAACTTAATGTTAACTGGTGCAGGAGATAGACTTGCACAACAACAACCAGCTTCTTCGAGCTAAGGTTTCTTTTTCTATCTCTATATATCATGTGTCTTTGATTAATTTCATCTAATTATATATGGTGTTGATGTTGGTAGATAGCAGAAAGTGAGAGGAACAACATGAGTGTGTTGCCAACTACTGGACCCACAAACTATGAATCAATGCATCAATCTCATGAACAACATCAGCATCAGCATCAGCATCAGCAGCAGCAATTTGATTCTCGTGGCTACTTTCAAGTCACTGGCTTACAACCCAATAGTCAGTATGCACGCCAAGACCAAATGTCCCTTCAATTAGTCTAAGAGTAAGTACTAGtaacattcattcattcattaattatatggaatcaactaattaataactaatctaACTAACTATATATTCTTCTTTGTTTCTGCAGTTGATGTCATTGTGATTGTGATTGTCACCCTAGCTACCTAATTATTACCAACTGGCTAGTACGTAATATAAGCAGCAAAATATATGAGGATGCATTGCATGGGATTTAaccattaattaatatatatatatatatatgtagttGCCATCTTAGGCTTTCATCACTCATAAGACTACCCTGTATCTATATATTCTCAACTGCTCCATCTCTATTATGTTTATATTAATTAGTATGTGTACTAAGATTATCAACAAGACACTACTTTAATTTCTTGACATATATATGCATATTTATTTGCCAAATAAATAGGATTAGATCTAAGAGATGAgtttaatttatatgtatattacaaGTTGAATTACTGAGGGAGGTTATTTATTTCAGCCGCAGATAAGAGAGAGAACagaagaaaaataagttttaGTAGCGATGACTTGGTTGACAATCATTCTCTAAGAATCCTAAAGTAATTAACTAAACTTGAACAATCAATTATGTAGCTTCATATATACTAGAACAGAAAGATAGTCATTGATTGGTTGCAACGTAAcaaatgaatattaattattatgatcttattattattagagaaaGTTTTAGGACCTAGCACTttcattaaaatatataatttaatttttttaaattttatcaacaTATAATACAGTATACAGGACTAAATATATAACTAAGGATAATATATCAAAGTGTTTATATTTAAACTAAATTTgtcaatttctttttatttttcaatcattataaatttataattatagaattatttaaaatttaactgtTCGGTTGCTCGGATCCAAAATGAATCTAGTCTAATAGATGTTGAGGATTGGTGGGTTATTGGATGCTTGGCCTGGACGGGTTCCAAGGTGAGACGGACAAGGTTCTTTGAAGCTGGCGAAGCGTGATGGAGGGGGGAGGGGGGAGGAGGAGCCACCTACAAGAACTCCAACGCTCAAGTTAATGTCCATATAAGAAGCGGTTATTAGGGTTAAAGTCGATGACGTATCTCGGGGAGATAGCGCCCTCCCCTTATATAGTCTCTGTACTAGAGTAAGACCCACAGAAACAGACCCTCTTTCTTGAAAACTTCCTTCCAGCTGTCCAGGTGCTGTAATCAGGCAAGAAATGAGGGGATTCGCGGGTCGAAAGACCTGTCGGGTCGTTGACTCGGTATCCAGGCCCGACTTGCTAGTGGGCTGGGGCAGAACAATGCCTCCAACGCGCTGATCGCAAGCCCAGGTGGTGATCGGCGCGTTTTAGCTACTCGCCCTTTCCCTGGTTGATTTCTCCTTAGGTTGAGAGTCCGTCG harbors:
- the LOC107468179 gene encoding floral homeotic protein AGAMOUS, which produces MAFPGANESMSGASSPQRKMGRGKIEIKRIENTTNRQVTFCKRRNGLLKKAYELSVLCDAEVALIVFSSRGRLYEYANNSVKATIDRYKKACSDSSGAGSASEINAQYYQQEAEKLRAQISNLQNNNRQILGESLSSMNVRDLKNLENKLEKGISKIRSKKNELLFAEIEYMQKREIDLHNNNQLLRAKIAESERNNMSVLPTTGPTNYESMHQSHEQHQHQHQHQQQQFDSRGYFQVTGLQPNSQYARQDQMSLQLV